The nucleotide sequence GTCCCCCTGGCCGTTTCCTTGAGGGATGGGCTCAGGCGGATGACCGTCGCGGAGCTGCGCCGCCTGGCGCGCGAGGTCTCCCTCGACACCCTGACGCGGCGCCAGATACGGGATGCGAACAAGAAGGAGCTGGTCGCCAGGCTGGGCACGTTCTTCGAGCGGTCTGGGGAGGAGAACCGGGCGTTGGCCTGGGAGAAGGTAGGAAAACTTTTGCAAAAAAACGGGGTGATGAGGCGTGATGCCGATTAAGGATCGTGATTTGCTCTCCGTTCAGGAGGCGCGGGACCTCGTCGCCGCCGCCAAGGCGGCCCAGAAGGTCCTGGGGGCCATGGGACAGGCCGAGGTCGACGCCCTCGTCGACGCGGTCGCCCGAGCCGCTGCAGGCAGCGCGGAGAGGCTCGCAAAGATGGCCCACGAGGAGACGGGGTTCGGAAAGTGGCGGGACAAGACGCTCAAGAACCTTTTCGCGGCCCAAACCGTAACGGAGGCGATGCGCGGGCTGCGGACCGTCGGGATCCTCAGGGAGGACGAGAGGAGAAGGCTGATCGAGGTGGCCGTCCCCGTGGGGGTGATCGCGGGACTGATCCCCTCCACCAATCCGACGTCGACCGTGATCTTCAAGACGCTGATTGCCCTGAAGGCGGGAAATGCCATCATATTCTCCCCGCACCCGAACGCCAGGGAATGCATCCAGGAGACGGTGCGTATCCTCTCGGAGGCACTTGCCGCTGCGGGGGCGCCGAAAGGGCTTGTGAGCTGCATGACCGTCCTGACCCGCGAGGGGACGGCGGAACTGATGCGACACCGGGACGTGGCCCTGATCCTGGCCACGGGCGGTTCGGAGATGGTACACGCGGCCTACAGCTCCGGGACCCCGGCCATCGGGGTTGGCCCGGGCAATACCCCGGCGTTCATCGAGCGTACCGCGGATGTTCCAACGGCCGTCCGGCGCATCATCGAGAGCAAGACGTTCGATTACAGCACCATCTGCGCCTCGGAGCAGTCGGTCGTCGCCGATGTCCCCGTGGAGAGGGCGGTGCGGGAGGAGTTCGTCCGTCAGGGCGGTCGTTTCCTGAACCCCGACGAGGCGGCGAGGGTCGCGTCCGTCATCTTCAACGCAGCCGGAAAAATGAATGCCCGGCTGGTGGGACGCAGCCCCCAGATGATCGGGGAGGCCGCCGGCGTGGAGGTTGGTCCCGAGGCCCGCGTGCTTCTTGCGGACCAGTCCGGGGTTGGGCGCAAGTTCCCCTTCTCGCAGGAAAAACTCTGTCCCGTCCTGGCCTTTTATACGGAGGACGGATGGGAGAACGCCTGCGAGCGTTGTCTGGAGCTCCTGAACCACGAGGGGGCGGGCCATACCCTGGCCATCCACTCCCGAGACGACCGGGTCGTGCGCGAGTTCGGGCTGAGGAAGCCGGTCTCCCGCATCATCGTCAATGCGGGGTCCTCCCTCGGCGGGGTGGGCGGCACCACGAGCCTGCTTCCCTCGCTCACCCTGGGATGCGGGGCTGCGGGGCACAACGCGACGTCCGACAACGTCGGTCCCCTCAACCTGCTGAACGTGCGGCGGGTCGCCTGGGGGCTGAGGGAGATCGGGGAGCTCTATCCGGAATCCCTCTCCCCGCAGGGCACGGGAGCGAATGACGCGGGTATGGACGTGCTGGTCGGCCGCATCGTTGACGAACTTGCGGTCCGGCTGGGCCTCAACTGAACATTTAAGGAAGCGCTGTTTTCCGAGATTTCGAGATAGCGGGATTGGGGAGGTAAAGGGGTATGAACAACAACATGCAGGCGTTGGGAATGATCGAGACGAAGGGTCTCGTGGGTTCTATCGAGGCGGCGGACGCGATGGTCAAGGCGGCGAACGTGAACCTTATCGGAAAGGTGCACGTGGGCGGCGGCCTGGTGACCGTGATGGTGCGGGGCGACGTCGGGGCCGTGAAGGCGGCTACGGACGCGGGGGCCGCGGCGGCAGGCAAGGTTGGGGAGCTCGTTTCGGTGCACGTGATCCCGCGCCCCCACGGCGAGGTGGAGTTCATCCTGCCCAGGCTCGAAGGGTAGCGCGGCCGGGGCTTCGATTTCTGCATTTGATTTCCGTATCGGTTGACCGGGAGGTAAAGGGGAATGAACAACAACATGCAGGCATTGGGAATGATCGAGACGAAGGGTCTCGTGGGTTCTATCGAGGCGGCGGACGCGATGGTCAAGGCGGCGAACGTGAACCTTATCGGAAAGGTGCACGTGGGCGGCGGCCTGGTGACCGTGATGGTGCGGGGCGACGTCGGGGCCGTGAAGGCGGCTACGGACGCGGGGGCCGCGGCGGCAGGCAAGGTTGGGGAGCTCGTTTCGGTGCACGTGATCCCGCGCCCCCACGGCGAGGTGGAGTTCATCCTGCCCAGGCTCGAGATGGAGGAGAGGGCGGCGGGCGGCTCGGGCAGCTGCGAGGGAACGTCCGTCTGAGTGGGCTCGATGATTTCCGTAAGGAGAGGATGAGCCCGTGGGCGCCGGGATATCCGAGGGGGCGGATGCGTTTCTGGAGACCCTGATGAGGCGCCGTGCATCTCCCGTCCCCGTCGGAGGTGAGGTCCCCCTTCGGGTGGGCCTGGACTTGGGAACGGCCTCCATTGTTCTGGTGGTCCTGGATGGAGAGGGCCGCCCACTGACGTGGGAGATGGAGGAGTGCGCCGTCGTCCGGGATGGTCTGGTGGTTGACTTCGCGGGCGCGCGCGTCATCGTGGCCCGCCTGAAGGAACGCCTGGAGGGGCTTCTGGGCCGCGAGCTCACCCGGACGGCCATCGCGGTGCCCCCGGGGACCGGGACCCGCGACTGCGCGGCCCACGGCTACGTTGCGGAGGGCGCGGGTCTGGAGGTCGTGTCGGTGCTGGACGAGCCCTCCGCGGCCAACGCCGTGCTCGGCGTCCGGGAGGGGGCCATCGTCGATATCGGTGGGGGGACGACGGGGGTGTCCATCCTGAGGGATGGGGCCGTCGTCTCGACCACGGACGAACCCACGGGGGGCACGCACGTCTCCCTCGTCATCGCGGGAAACCGCGGGATATCCATTGAGGATGCGGAGACGCTCAAGA is from uncultured Fretibacterium sp. and encodes:
- a CDS encoding acetaldehyde dehydrogenase (acetylating), with the translated sequence MPIKDRDLLSVQEARDLVAAAKAAQKVLGAMGQAEVDALVDAVARAAAGSAERLAKMAHEETGFGKWRDKTLKNLFAAQTVTEAMRGLRTVGILREDERRRLIEVAVPVGVIAGLIPSTNPTSTVIFKTLIALKAGNAIIFSPHPNARECIQETVRILSEALAAAGAPKGLVSCMTVLTREGTAELMRHRDVALILATGGSEMVHAAYSSGTPAIGVGPGNTPAFIERTADVPTAVRRIIESKTFDYSTICASEQSVVADVPVERAVREEFVRQGGRFLNPDEAARVASVIFNAAGKMNARLVGRSPQMIGEAAGVEVGPEARVLLADQSGVGRKFPFSQEKLCPVLAFYTEDGWENACERCLELLNHEGAGHTLAIHSRDDRVVREFGLRKPVSRIIVNAGSSLGGVGGTTSLLPSLTLGCGAAGHNATSDNVGPLNLLNVRRVAWGLREIGELYPESLSPQGTGANDAGMDVLVGRIVDELAVRLGLN
- the eutM gene encoding ethanolamine utilization microcompartment protein EutM, whose translation is MNNNMQALGMIETKGLVGSIEAADAMVKAANVNLIGKVHVGGGLVTVMVRGDVGAVKAATDAGAAAAGKVGELVSVHVIPRPHGEVEFILPRLEG
- a CDS encoding BMC domain-containing protein, whose product is MNNNMQALGMIETKGLVGSIEAADAMVKAANVNLIGKVHVGGGLVTVMVRGDVGAVKAATDAGAAAAGKVGELVSVHVIPRPHGEVEFILPRLEMEERAAGGSGSCEGTSV
- the eutJ gene encoding ethanolamine utilization protein EutJ, with amino-acid sequence MGAGISEGADAFLETLMRRRASPVPVGGEVPLRVGLDLGTASIVLVVLDGEGRPLTWEMEECAVVRDGLVVDFAGARVIVARLKERLEGLLGRELTRTAIAVPPGTGTRDCAAHGYVAEGAGLEVVSVLDEPSAANAVLGVREGAIVDIGGGTTGVSILRDGAVVSTTDEPTGGTHVSLVIAGNRGISIEDAETLKRNPGEQKGLLPIVKPVLQKMATIVSRAVRGYDVEVLYLVGGTCTLAGIERVIEQETGIPSFVPPHPFLVTPAGIARSMTP